Proteins from one Arthrobacter sp. Soc17.1.1.1 genomic window:
- a CDS encoding DEAD/DEAH box helicase has product MMTLDIVETFSHLRGSYFRYYDTPFGLADKSLEQERRRILDRDNGVYREPFIELRPEYKVSALSLEESAATASASADLADFARMGLIPDGRDLYTHQESALVSAVRDRRNVVVTAGTGAGKTEAFLLPLLSNLLSESASWAGRGASPASWWDRGSTPFTPQRATETGRVKAVRSIILYPMNALVDDQLIRLRRTLDSDAARSWLDANRRGHRFYFGRYTGATPVTGEPGDSTALRNLRSYMRDIDHRSAQLEKLEGDSRYFMARPRGAEMVSRWDMADAAPDILITNYSMLNVLLLRGRDSRYFDSTRRWLEASPANRFTFVVDELHSYRGTAGTEVALLIRNLKMRLGLAEDSGQFQVIAASASLEAGRDEGFVEGFFGVPRQSFDFLSGQLVRAQDSVLDLSGTGFADAEGVPSKEDMSAAASALGNVFFRGSDGTSQPKPEAKSLKALGDGLFPALPADARAGALQKLLKTAGSAREDSGDLRWPLLRAHLFFRNVPGMWACTDPACPQAPSGSSSGRPVGRLYSEPVSRCLCGSRVLEFLYCQNCGDVFLGGYAPAGSTQRPGAQVTLLADLSDIDRLPDRAGLERTASNYLLYWPRQQRPDLDELEWTADGRKVEYAFRRSVLMPGTGELRPTADDDHTGWTFHVSSPTARQGPAAGVPKRDPEQLSPFPTRCPNCADDWEITHTADGPVRGDDKKRQRSPIRAMRTGFEKINQVLITELLQDLDPANRKTIVFTDSRQDAAKLSSGIGLRHYQDLLRLLLHAELAIADRTTADISLARERIVGGERTQENLEAVKRLKDKDLGAYSTLRAVWEDESELPEAEAIRRMSEPPALPALTGRVGKRLTQMGLNPGGPAASLQHTREDPPSAWSRMYRWEPSPERRQDLSLAQERLQDAIDLTLQKEVIDGLFSGAGRDYESLGLGWIGPLEPGAAVQHSPSSPDAIAQSSLRILAGMRRFAGMRNESETPPRKLKNFWKAAATGLGLDMDDIQAGVLRAWGGTVSKFLIHPDGVTIHPPADTEWICRNCHRRHLVYACGLCTYCGKDLPEGTARESELVDYYGYKAVHAQGEFRLTAAELTGQTDRLDAQSRQARFQNVFLDQAENRKTDGIELLSVTTTMEAGVDIGALDSVVLANMPPTRFNYQQRVGRAGRRLTPMAVSLTVCRGRTHDEYYFGRPELITNEPTPKPYLALDRPEIVIRALRSEVLRRAFADLTATLTEEEGFSGPGSNTHGQFGLVSDWPAAAPRLAGWLHDRQDLISDVIRGLTEYTDLPPEDLARARQSIGSLAEDISRITSGHTAGHPDLSQRLAENGLLPMFGFPSKVRDLYLQRPRSPFPWPPDNTINRDAAMAVSQFAPGSELVRDGRIYPVIGVASFRPAGFTVRPEDNPLGEERLIDICRQCAFVEEKPAGADHADQSCPRCGADPGTFGTIDLREPEGYRAGDSRDFDGNFSWSPTSTSTRAVADLQALLQVPLSDSVAYSGRGRRYVINDNAGKSFQFQQAPPAGQWGGYLALTPGTSGSQQSAPIIMAALGTIQPTDFLFYGPRSAVSEAQGLRLDLRGGRTQPYGVYDSIQGRRAAWYSLSFLMRTVAAKNLDIQPQEFSAGIHTGMQQGEPTTFAFLADTLENGAGFSSHLGSPGVLPGYLADIDAYLADLGGTHSTECSSSCYRCLRDYSNMAYHALLDWRLARDLRAVLDGQALAIDISHHQQAISSWAKVYNVTGIHNHFAACGLWENPADGRVAVILRHPLESAETGLMSARLTKATEQIRADHKNLDGVVYLDAFMLDRNPGHAVGLIRSIRTDD; this is encoded by the coding sequence ATGATGACCCTGGATATCGTCGAGACCTTCAGCCATCTGCGGGGCTCCTACTTCCGCTATTACGACACCCCTTTCGGGCTCGCGGATAAGAGCCTCGAGCAGGAGCGGCGCCGCATCCTGGACCGGGACAATGGCGTCTACCGTGAGCCCTTCATCGAGCTGAGACCGGAATACAAGGTATCCGCACTGTCGCTCGAGGAGTCCGCAGCAACGGCGAGCGCTTCGGCGGACCTCGCCGACTTCGCCCGGATGGGACTGATCCCTGACGGCCGGGACCTTTACACGCATCAGGAGTCCGCGCTGGTATCGGCGGTGCGCGATAGGCGAAATGTCGTGGTGACCGCCGGCACCGGTGCAGGCAAGACCGAAGCCTTCCTGCTGCCTCTGCTCTCGAATCTCCTGTCCGAGTCAGCCTCCTGGGCCGGGCGCGGGGCATCCCCGGCATCGTGGTGGGATCGGGGCAGCACGCCATTCACGCCGCAGCGTGCGACGGAAACCGGGCGCGTTAAGGCTGTCCGCTCCATCATCCTGTACCCGATGAACGCACTGGTCGATGATCAGCTCATCCGGCTTCGCAGGACCCTGGACAGCGACGCGGCGCGCAGCTGGCTGGACGCGAACCGGCGCGGTCATCGCTTTTACTTCGGGCGGTACACCGGCGCCACTCCTGTCACCGGGGAGCCCGGCGACAGTACTGCCTTGCGGAACCTGCGTTCCTATATGCGGGACATTGATCACCGGAGCGCGCAGCTGGAGAAGCTTGAGGGTGACTCCCGGTATTTCATGGCGCGTCCCAGGGGAGCGGAGATGGTGTCCAGGTGGGATATGGCCGATGCGGCGCCGGACATTCTCATCACCAACTACTCGATGCTCAACGTACTGCTGCTGCGTGGTCGCGATAGCAGGTACTTCGACTCCACGCGTCGGTGGCTCGAGGCCAGTCCCGCGAACCGGTTCACCTTCGTGGTCGATGAGCTGCATTCCTACCGGGGTACTGCCGGGACCGAGGTCGCGCTGCTGATCCGCAACCTGAAGATGAGACTCGGGCTGGCGGAGGACTCCGGGCAGTTCCAGGTCATCGCCGCCTCGGCTTCCCTGGAGGCGGGCAGGGACGAGGGCTTCGTCGAGGGATTCTTCGGCGTTCCCCGCCAGTCCTTCGATTTCCTGTCCGGGCAGCTCGTGCGTGCACAGGATTCGGTGCTGGATCTTTCCGGGACGGGATTCGCGGATGCTGAGGGCGTTCCCTCCAAGGAGGATATGTCCGCTGCGGCCAGCGCCCTCGGTAATGTCTTCTTCCGGGGCTCGGACGGGACATCCCAGCCGAAGCCGGAAGCAAAATCACTGAAGGCCCTGGGGGACGGCCTGTTTCCCGCGCTGCCGGCGGATGCGCGCGCCGGAGCGCTGCAGAAGCTCCTGAAAACCGCCGGATCAGCAAGAGAAGACTCCGGGGATCTGAGGTGGCCGCTGCTGCGCGCTCATTTGTTCTTCCGCAATGTCCCGGGCATGTGGGCCTGCACGGACCCGGCATGTCCCCAGGCGCCTAGCGGGAGCAGCAGTGGCCGCCCGGTCGGGCGCCTGTACTCCGAACCGGTTAGCCGGTGCTTGTGCGGGTCGCGGGTGCTGGAATTCCTGTACTGCCAGAACTGCGGAGACGTCTTCCTCGGAGGTTACGCGCCTGCGGGCTCGACCCAGCGTCCCGGGGCGCAGGTAACCCTCCTGGCCGACCTGTCGGATATCGACAGGCTCCCCGACCGGGCAGGCCTTGAACGGACTGCCAGCAACTACCTGCTCTACTGGCCCCGTCAGCAGCGGCCTGATCTGGACGAGCTGGAATGGACCGCTGATGGCAGGAAGGTCGAGTACGCCTTCCGCCGATCGGTTCTGATGCCCGGGACCGGCGAACTGCGCCCGACGGCGGATGACGACCATACGGGTTGGACCTTCCACGTATCCTCCCCTACGGCCAGGCAGGGCCCCGCGGCGGGCGTTCCCAAGCGGGACCCCGAGCAGCTCTCCCCGTTCCCCACGCGGTGCCCGAACTGCGCCGATGACTGGGAGATCACGCACACCGCCGACGGGCCGGTGCGGGGAGACGACAAGAAACGCCAGCGCTCACCGATCAGGGCCATGCGGACCGGTTTCGAGAAGATCAACCAGGTGCTGATCACGGAGCTGCTCCAGGACCTTGACCCGGCAAACCGGAAAACCATCGTCTTCACCGACAGTCGGCAGGACGCCGCTAAACTCTCCTCCGGTATCGGGCTGCGGCACTACCAGGATCTGCTGCGGCTGCTTCTTCACGCCGAACTCGCCATCGCGGACCGGACCACCGCCGATATCTCCCTGGCCAGGGAGCGCATCGTCGGCGGAGAGCGAACGCAGGAGAACCTGGAGGCCGTGAAACGGCTGAAGGATAAGGACCTGGGAGCCTACAGCACCCTGCGCGCGGTCTGGGAGGACGAGAGCGAGCTGCCCGAAGCCGAAGCCATCCGGCGGATGTCCGAGCCGCCCGCGCTCCCTGCGCTGACCGGGCGTGTCGGCAAGCGCCTGACGCAGATGGGGCTCAACCCCGGAGGCCCGGCCGCGTCCCTCCAGCACACCAGGGAAGACCCTCCCTCGGCGTGGTCCCGGATGTACCGCTGGGAGCCCTCCCCGGAACGCAGGCAGGACCTGTCCCTCGCACAGGAAAGACTCCAGGACGCCATCGACCTCACACTGCAGAAAGAGGTCATCGACGGATTGTTCTCGGGAGCAGGACGCGACTACGAATCACTGGGGCTGGGATGGATCGGACCGCTGGAGCCAGGTGCCGCCGTCCAGCATTCCCCCTCCTCCCCGGACGCTATCGCCCAGTCCAGCCTGCGCATCCTCGCGGGAATGCGCAGGTTCGCCGGTATGAGGAACGAATCGGAAACACCGCCCCGGAAGCTGAAGAACTTCTGGAAGGCAGCCGCCACCGGGCTCGGCCTGGACATGGACGACATCCAGGCCGGAGTCCTCCGGGCATGGGGCGGAACCGTCTCGAAGTTCCTCATCCACCCCGATGGAGTGACCATCCACCCGCCGGCGGACACCGAATGGATCTGCCGGAACTGCCACCGCCGCCACCTGGTGTATGCGTGTGGCCTGTGCACCTACTGCGGGAAGGACCTCCCCGAGGGGACCGCCCGCGAGAGCGAGCTCGTGGACTACTACGGGTACAAGGCCGTTCACGCACAGGGAGAGTTCCGCCTGACAGCAGCCGAGCTGACCGGCCAGACCGACCGGCTGGACGCCCAGTCCAGGCAGGCCCGCTTCCAGAATGTCTTTCTCGACCAGGCAGAGAACAGGAAAACCGACGGCATCGAGCTTCTATCAGTCACCACCACCATGGAAGCCGGCGTCGACATCGGCGCCCTCGACTCCGTGGTCCTGGCGAACATGCCGCCCACGCGATTCAACTACCAGCAGCGCGTAGGACGCGCCGGGCGCCGCCTCACCCCGATGGCCGTGTCCCTCACCGTCTGCAGGGGCAGGACGCACGACGAATACTACTTCGGCCGGCCAGAACTCATCACCAACGAGCCGACGCCGAAGCCCTACCTCGCACTGGACCGGCCGGAAATCGTCATCCGCGCCCTGAGAAGCGAGGTACTCCGACGGGCATTCGCCGATCTCACCGCTACCCTCACGGAGGAAGAGGGCTTCTCCGGGCCGGGTAGCAACACGCACGGCCAGTTCGGGCTGGTATCCGACTGGCCGGCAGCCGCCCCGCGGCTCGCCGGATGGCTCCATGACCGCCAGGACCTCATCAGCGACGTCATCCGCGGATTAACGGAATACACAGATCTCCCCCCGGAGGACCTAGCCCGGGCACGGCAGAGCATCGGCTCGCTCGCCGAGGACATCTCGCGGATCACCTCCGGCCACACCGCGGGCCATCCCGATCTCAGCCAGCGGCTAGCGGAAAACGGGCTCCTGCCCATGTTCGGTTTCCCCTCGAAAGTCCGCGACCTCTACCTTCAGAGGCCGCGCTCGCCGTTCCCCTGGCCACCGGATAACACCATCAACCGCGATGCGGCAATGGCTGTCAGCCAGTTCGCCCCGGGCAGCGAGCTCGTGCGCGACGGCAGGATCTACCCGGTCATCGGCGTGGCATCCTTCCGCCCGGCCGGCTTCACCGTCCGCCCCGAGGACAATCCCCTCGGCGAGGAACGACTCATCGACATCTGCAGGCAGTGCGCATTCGTCGAGGAGAAACCGGCAGGAGCGGACCACGCCGATCAATCCTGCCCGCGGTGCGGCGCCGACCCCGGAACCTTCGGCACCATCGACCTCCGCGAGCCCGAAGGATACCGGGCAGGCGATTCCAGGGACTTCGACGGAAACTTCTCATGGTCACCCACCTCGACCTCCACCCGAGCCGTCGCCGATCTGCAGGCACTGCTGCAAGTCCCCCTCAGCGACTCCGTCGCCTACTCCGGCCGCGGCAGGAGATACGTAATCAATGACAACGCGGGCAAGTCCTTTCAGTTCCAGCAGGCGCCCCCCGCCGGCCAGTGGGGCGGATACCTCGCACTTACCCCGGGCACGTCGGGCAGCCAGCAGTCAGCACCAATCATCATGGCCGCACTAGGAACGATCCAGCCAACAGACTTCCTGTTCTACGGGCCCCGCTCAGCAGTCAGCGAAGCCCAGGGACTCCGCCTTGACCTCAGGGGCGGCCGGACGCAGCCATACGGGGTATACGACTCCATCCAGGGCCGCAGGGCCGCATGGTACTCACTGAGCTTTCTCATGAGGACAGTGGCCGCTAAAAATCTCGACATCCAGCCCCAGGAATTCAGCGCCGGAATCCACACAGGAATGCAGCAGGGCGAACCCACCACCTTCGCCTTCCTCGCCGACACGCTGGAGAACGGAGCAGGATTCAGCAGCCACCTCGGATCCCCCGGCGTCCTTCCCGGATACCTCGCGGACATCGACGCCTACCTCGCCGACCTCGGAGGCACCCACTCCACCGAGTGCTCCTCCTCCTGCTACCGCTGCCTCCGCGACTACTCCAACATGGCCTACCACGCCCTCCTCGACTGGCGTCTCGCAAGGGACCTCAGAGCGGTCCTCGATGGCCAAGCACTAGCCATCGACATCAGCCACCACCAGCAGGCCATCAGCAGCTGGGCAAAGGTCTACAACGTGACAGGTATCCATAATCATTTCGCCGCCTGCGGCCTCTGGGAAAACCCCGCCGACGGGCGCGTCGCGGTGATCCTGCGCCACCCGCTGGAATCCGCGGAAACCGGCCTGATGTCCGCCCGCCTCACCAAAGCAACAGAGCAGATCCGCGCGGACCACAAGAACCTCGACGGGGTGGTGTACCTCGACGCGTTCATGCTCGACCGCAACCCAGGCCATGCTGTCGGGCTGATCAGGAGCATCAGAACCGATGACTAA
- a CDS encoding DDE-type integrase/transposase/recombinase, with product MQAREGKIYCCAVLDTYSRRVVGWSIDSSPTAALVTNALGMAIDSRIGKSTSLGTIIHSDHGVQFRFWAFTKRARDSGLMASMGSISDCYDNSMIESFWSRMQVELLDRQKWNTRIELANAMFDYLEIWHNRKRRHSQLVWLSPIEFERNRIITVA from the coding sequence ATGCAAGCGCGCGAGGGAAAAATCTACTGCTGCGCGGTCCTAGACACCTATTCACGGCGAGTCGTCGGTTGGTCCATCGACTCTTCGCCCACGGCCGCACTGGTGACGAACGCGCTGGGAATGGCCATCGACAGCCGGATTGGGAAGAGCACCAGCTTGGGGACGATCATTCACTCCGATCACGGGGTCCAGTTCCGGTTCTGGGCCTTTACGAAGAGGGCGCGTGATTCTGGCCTGATGGCTTCGATGGGCAGCATTAGTGACTGCTACGACAACTCGATGATCGAGTCGTTCTGGTCACGGATGCAGGTCGAGCTCCTGGACCGACAGAAGTGGAACACCCGCATCGAACTGGCGAACGCGATGTTCGACTACCTCGAGATCTGGCACAACCGAAAACGCCGTCATAGCCAGCTTGTATGGCTCAGCCCGATAGAGTTTGAGCGCAACCGCATCATCACCGTGGCATGA